Proteins from a genomic interval of Toxotes jaculatrix isolate fToxJac2 chromosome 5, fToxJac2.pri, whole genome shotgun sequence:
- the cfdp1 gene encoding craniofacial development protein 1, producing MNYSDYDSDGYSSNEDADYVPSDDNLSEDDINECEKEDPLHEDDDVPHPDVVSKKKRKKKDLSVRKRKKGVLKVEKEEADGSGAEQTQPPQVEAVKSAKVEDGDDDEARQKKKSDDLWASFLSDVGSRPKESTPAAQSGSTQKADSSVSKSAPLSNETKASDPTKITITKVFDFAGEEVRVNKEVSADSREAKSFLRSQNTEQEESGDEKSSSPSQLPGPSAKRAAGMSSILSRIGGKKQKMSTLEKSKMDWDAFKSEEGITEELAIHNRGKEGYVERKNFLERVDHRQFELEKAVRLSNMK from the exons ATGAACTATTCCGATTACGACTCCGACGGATATTCGTCTAATGAAGACGCAGACTACGTCCCCTCAG atGATAACCTCAGCGAGGATGACATTAACGAGTGTGAAAAGGAAGACCCTCTGCACGAGGATGACGATGTGCCACACCCTGACGTTGTcagcaagaagaagaggaagaaaaaggaccTCAGTGTGAG aaagaggaagaaaggagtACTGAAAGTGGAGAAGGAAGAGGCGGATGGAAGTGGGGCAGAACAGACACAGCCGCCACAGGTAGAGGCGGTAAAGTCCGCCAAGGTAgaggatggtgatgatgatgaagcaaggcagaagaaaaAATCTGATGACCTGTGGGCGAGTTTCCTGTCTGATGTTGGATCCCGACCCAAAGAATCCACACCTGCCGCACAGTCAGGTAGCACACAGAAG gctgATTCTTCAGTATCGAAGTCGGCTCCTTTGAGTAATGAAACAAAAGCATCAGATCCCACTAAAATCACCATCACCAAAGTTTTTGACTTCGCTGGAGAAGAAGTAAG GGTGAATAAAGAAGTGTCAGCAGACTCCAGAGAAGCTAAGAGTTTTCTGAGGAGCCAAAACACCGAACAGGAGGAGAGTGGAGACGAGAAGAGCTCATCACCTAGTCAACTTCCTGGacccag TGCGAAGCGGGCAGCAGGCATGTCGAGCATCCTGAGTCGTATCGGGGGAAAGAAGCAGAAGATGAGCACGCTGGAAAAGTCCAAGATGGACTGGGATGCTTTTAAATCAGAGGAGGGCATCACAGAGGAGCTGGCCATCCACAACAGAGGCAAAGAGGG GTATGTGGAGCGGAAGAACTTCTTGGAGCGAGTCGACCACCGCCAGTTTGAGTTAGAGAAAGCAGTGCGACTGAgcaacatgaaatga
- the LOC121181696 gene encoding interferon-induced GTP-binding protein Mx-like: MNNLNKHYEERVRPCIDLIDSLRSLGVEKDLALPAIAVIGDQSSGKSSVLEALSGVSLPRGNGIVTRCPLELRMKRRGEGEEWYGKITYQNHEEAIKGPANVDEKIREAQNKIAGGGVGISSKLISLEIASPDVPDLTLIDLPGITRVAVKGQPEDIGDQIKKLIKMFITKQETISLVVVPCSVDIATTEALKMAQEVDPDGERTLGILTKPDLVDKGTEETVIDIVHNEVIRLEKGYMIVKCRGQKEIAEKVSLTQAIERERAFFTSHAHFHTLYDDGHATVPKLAEKLTLELVHHIKKSLPRLEEQIDEKLAQTQAELERYGSGPPSDGPERLPYLIDKVTAFTQDAISLATGEELKCGEKLNVFSMLRREFKDWDAQLIHLAENFNKIEAEAEFYEETYRGRELPGFINYKTFESMVKRQIQKLEEPAVRKLRNVSDAVRQDFFKLAHHSFPALPNLMKRAKEKIEAINQEKQAIAESMLRTQFKMEMIVYTQDSLYRNSVADLKREEGVEQDEEQDEEQDEEEYKRKSTKFNREWSMMYCKDNHAALRALMFHLRAYYKSASQRLADQIPLVIRYQVLQESAAELQKEMLTMIQSQENLEFMLTEDFEVGSKRAALLSRLKRFKKARSYLVGF; this comes from the exons ATGAACAATCTGAACAAACACTATGAGGAGAGGGTGCGTCCCTGCATTGACCTCATAGACTCTCTCCGCTCTCTGGGGGTAGAGAAGGACTTGGCGCTGCCTGCTATCGCCGTGATAGGAGACCAAAGCTCGGGCAAGAGCTCTGTGTTGGAGGCGCTGTCAGGAGTGTCTCTGCCGAGAGGAAATG GCATTGTGACAAGATGTCCTCTAGAACTAAGGAtgaagagaaggggagaaggagaggagtgGTATGGAAAGATAACCTACCAGAACCATGAGGAAGCGATAAAAGGTCCTgccaatgtggatgaaaaaattCGAGAAG CTCAGAATAAAATAGCCGGGGGTGGTGTGGGGATCAGCAGTAAGCTGATCAGTCTGGAGATTGCCTCTCCTGATGTCCCAGATCTGACGCTCATTGACCTGCCTGGCATCACCAGGGTGGCTGTAAAGGGACAACCAGAGGACATTGGTGATCAG ATAAAGAAACTGATCAAGATGTTcatcacaaaacaagaaaccaTCAGCCTGGTGGTTGTTCCATGCAGTGTGGACATAGCAACCACAGAGGCTTTGAAGATGGCACAGGAGGTGGATCCTGATGGAGAGAGGACTTTGG gTATCTTGACCAAGCCTGATCTGGTGGACAAAGGCACAGAGGAGACGGTGATTGACATTGTCCATAATGAGGTCATCCGCCTGGAGAAGGGCTACATGATCGTCAAGTGCAGAGGTCAGAAGGAGATCGCAGAGAAGGTGTCTCTTACACAAgcaatagaaagagagagagccttCTTTACAAGTCATGCACATTTCCA CACTCTCTATGACGACGGCCATGCCACTGTTCCTAAACTGGCTGAGAAACTCACGCTCGAGCTGGTGCACCACATTAAA AAATCTCTGCCTCGACTGGAAGAGCAGATAGATGAGAAACTAGCACAGACGCAGGCAGAACTGGAAAGATATGGCAGTGGACCCCCGTCTGATGGACCTGAAAGACTCCCCTACCTCATTGAT AAAGTGACAGCATTCACTCAGGATGCCATCAGTCTGGCTACAGGAGAAGAACTGAAGTGTGGAGAAAAACTCAATGTCTTTTCTATGCTGAGAAGAGAGTTTAAGGACTGGGACGCACAACTGATCCACCTGGCAGAAAACT TTAATAAAATTGAGGCGGAGGCGGAATTTTATGAGGAGACATATCGTGGGAGAGAACTGCCGGGCTTCATCAACTACAAGACCTTTGAGTCCATGGTCAAGCGGCAGATCCAAAAGCTGGAAGAACCAGCTGTCAGGAAACTCAGGAATGTTTCAG ATGCTGTTAGACAAGACTTCTTTAAGCTGGCCCACCATAGCTTCCCTGCACTTCCTAACCTCATGAAAAGAGCCAAG GAAAAGATTGAAGCTATAAACCAAGAAAAACAGGCCATCGCCGAGTCCATGCTAAGAACACAGTTCAAGATGGAAATGATTGTTTACACCCAGGACAGTCTCTACAGAAACAGCGTGGCAGAtttaaaaagagaggaaggTGTGGAGCAAGATGAGGAGCAAGATGAGGAGCAAGATGAGGAGGAATACAAACGAAAAAGTACAAAATTTAATAGAGAATGGAGTATGATGTACTGCAAGGACAATCATGCAGCACTCCGGGCGTTGATGTTTCACCTTAGGGCATATTACAAA aGTGCCAGCCAGCGTCTGGCTGACCAGATCCCACTGGTGATTCGCTACCAGGTGTTGCAGGAGTCTGCCGCCGAGTTGCAGAAGGAGATGCTCACGATGATCCAGAGTCAGGAGAATTTGGAGTTCATGCTGACGGAGGACTTTGAGGTTGGCAGTAAGAGGGCCGCTTTGCTGAGTCGCCTCAAACGCTTCAAGAAGGCCCGTTCATACTTGGTCGGGTTCTAG